In Necator americanus strain Aroian chromosome IV, whole genome shotgun sequence, the following proteins share a genomic window:
- a CDS encoding hypothetical protein (NECATOR_CHRIV.G16353.T2), which yields MVRFTIVMRLLLIAPLGTVLVSACWSETICNVTSKNDIMKEPYCKWLRLDVPPEIPLYPNFYNFIKKIPGYDYVSVRHTNLVKLTELKTIKLKNGSTVIIMDNMLLKELPEFEWKENSIVRFYISNNPKLDTTALRTKIEEHPIDDTSYVQRPFACGSKRESSCNCRVIEDNFVIGLEKNEDVDKIEEIYGSLKIENTELEELPKMPKLRKVVQLERHGFPAIIIKDNPNLKNIEALFDVEEVSNVDMQNVVIIKNNSKLCVKPEHEDIPFVLKYGDDIERCGWRTRQPEDRGAYLAAKREAKKAVSKAKSDRYKAVYDMLDTREGERAVYRLVRARHRSTLDMEHTKIVKGADGAVLRRSGQILERWREYYNHLCNEEFCHPPIPTVPSVEGPVLPITAVEVSAALAKMKSNKATGPDDIPVDIWKLLGDRGSMWLATLFNKIVAEGRTPDVWQTSVTVPVWKGKGDIADCTSYRPIRLLCHTMKIFERVLEARLRKIVSVSLNQCGFVKDCSTIDAVHAVRILLEKHREKNRNVHLAFLDLEKAFDRVPHELLWMSMRSHRVPEEYVRWTKLLYAKPTSVVRCAVGTSRPFPVRVGVHQGSSLSPLLFILCMDTITKEIQKQHPWTLLFADDVMLASESRDDLQKQVQSWKDQLQQYGLRLNTSKTEYMECGPRIEDGSIRVDGTELNKVNCFKYLGSKVTSTGDIDQEGRARVNAAWMKWKMATGVLCDKKVPVRLKSKIYRTVVRPVALYGCECWPTTKALERVLHAMEMPMLRWTIGVTLKEKVSNDTVRPIFGVVPITEKMKEARLR from the exons ATTCCGTTATATCCGAATTTTTACAAT tttattaaGAAGATCCCAGGTTACGATTATGTCTCTGTGAGACACACTAATCTTGTAAAGCTAACAGAATTGAAGACAATTAAGCTTAAGAATG GGAGTACAGTCATCATTATGGACAACATGCTCCTCAAGGAACTTCCTGAATTCGAATGGAAGGAGAACAGTATTGTGCGTTTCTACATTTCAAACAACCCGAAACTAGACACTACTGCGCTTCGTACGAAGATCGAGGAGCATCCCATTGACGATACCTCGTATGTGCAGAGACCCTTTG CTTGTGGAAGTAAACGGGAATCGTCATGCAATTGCCGAGTGATCGAAGACAACTTTGTGATTGGcctggaaaaaaacgaagatgtagacaaaattgaggaaatttatGGCTCTTTAAAGATAGAGAACACAGAATTGGAAGAGCTTCCAAAGATGCCAAAACTGAGAAAAGTGGTGCAACTTGAACGACATGGTTTTCCAGCAATTATTATCAAAGATAATCCGAACTTGAAGAACATTGAAGCGTTATTCGATGTCGAAGAAGTGTCCAATGTTGATATGCAAAATGTTGTTATtatcaaaaataattccaaattGTGTGTTAAGCCAGAGCACGAGGATATCCCTTTTGTTCTTAAATATGGGGATGACATTGAGAGATGCgg gtggaggacgcgtcagcctgaagatcggggtgcttacttagcggcgaagagggaggctaagaaggcagtctccaaggcgaagtcggaccgctacaaggctgtgtacgacatgcttgataccagagaaggcgagcgggcagtgtatcgtttagtcagagcacgtcatcgctcaacgttggatatggagcacaccaagatcgttaagggagctgatggagccgttctgcgccgctctggtcagatcctggagaggtggcgagagtactacaatcacttgtgtaacgaagagttctgtcatcctcccatcccaactgttcccagcgtcgagggtcctgttctaccaattactgccgttgaagtcagtgctgccctcgcaaaaatgaagtcgaacaaggcaaccggtcctgatgacatacccgttgatatctggaagctgctaggagatcgagggtccatgtggctcgcaactctatttaacaagatcgttgcagaaggacggactccagacgtttggcaaacttccgtgaccgtgcctgtctggaaagggaaaggagacattgctgactgcacctcgtacaggcctatacgactgctctgccatacgatgaagatttttgagcgtgtcctggaagctcgcctgaggaaaattgttagcgtttcactcaaccagtgcggttttgtgaaggactgcagcactatagatgctgtccatgctgtccgaatcctcctggagaaacatcgagagaagaaccgcaatgtgcatcttgcttttctcgatctcgagaaagctttcgaccgtgtcccacatgagttgttatggatgtccatgaggtcgcatagagtaccagaagaatatgtgcggtggacgaagctgctttatgcgaagcctaccagcgttgtacgatgtgctgttggaacaagcaggccattccctgtacgagtaggggttcatcagggttcatccctctcacctctgctgttcatactgtgcatggacacgataacaaaggaaatccagaagcagcatccgtggactctactctttgccgacgatgtcatgctcgcgtcggagtctcgagatgatcttcagaaacaagtgcagtcttggaaggatcagctgcagcaatatggattgcgcctcaacacatcaaaaactgagtacatggagtgcggaccaaggatagaggatggttcaattcgtgttgatggcaccgaattaaacaaggtgaactgcttcaagtaccttggatccaaagtgacttccacaggcgacattgatcaagaaggtcgagcacgtgttaatgctgcatggatgaaatggaaaatggcaacaggggtactgtgcgacaagaaagtccctgttcgactgaagtcgaagatctacaggacggttgtgcgtcctgttgccctttacggatgcgagtgctggccgacaacgaaagccttggaaagagtgctgcacgctatggagatgccgatgttgaggtggacgataggtgtaacgctaaaagagaaagtatccaacgacactgtgcgccccatcttcggcgtcgtcccgataactgaaaagatgaaggaggcccgACTGAGATGa
- a CDS encoding hypothetical protein (NECATOR_CHRIV.G16352.T1): MIRFIWRCGAECIRSIKTVLKSRHYGIIYILLNRWRTRQPEDRGAYLAAKREAKKAVSKAKSDRYKAVYDMLDTREGERAVYRLVRARHRSTLDMEHTKIVKGADGAVLRRSGQILERWREYYNHLCNEEFCHPPIPTVPSVEGPVLPITAVEVSAALAKMKSNKATGPDDIPVDIWKLLGDRGSMWLATLFNKIVAEGRTPDVWQTSVTVPVWKGKGDIADCTSYRPIRLLCHTMKIFERVLEARLRKIVSVSLNQCGFVKDCSTIDAVHAVRILLEKHREKNRNVHLAFLDLEKAFDRVPHELLWMSMRSHRVPEEYVRWTKLLYAKPTSVVRCAVGTSRPFPVRVGVHQGSSLSPLLFILCMDTITKEIQKQHPWTLLFADDVMLASESRDDLQKQVQSWKDQLQQYGLRLNTSKTEYMECGPRIEDGSIRVDGTELNKVNCFKYLGSKVTSTGDIDQEGRARVNAAWMKWKMATGVLCDKKVPVRLKSKIYRTVVRPVALYGCECWPTTKALERVLHAMEMPMLRWTIGVTLKEKVSNDTVRPIFGVVPITEKMKEARLR; encoded by the coding sequence ATGATTCGGTTTATATGGAGGTGTGGTGCTGAATGTATCCGAAGCATTAAAACTGTTTTAAAAAGCAGACATTACGGAATAATATATATTCTACTGAATAggtggaggacgcgtcagcctgaagatcggggtgcttacttagcggcgaagagggaggctaagaaggcagtctccaaggcgaagtcggaccgctacaaggctgtgtacgacatgcttgataccagagaaggcgagcgggcagtgtatcgtttagtcagagcacgtcatcgctcaacgttggatatggagcacaccaagatcgttaagggagctgatggagccgttctgcgccgctctggtcagatcctggagaggtggcgagagtactacaatcacttgtgtaacgaagagttctgtcatcctcccatcccaactgttcccagcgtcgagggtcctgttctaccaattactgccgttgaagtcagtgctgccctcgcaaaaatgaagtcgaacaaggcaaccggtcctgatgacatacccgttgatatctggaagctgctaggagatcgagggtccatgtggctcgcaactctatttaacaagatcgttgcagaaggacggactccagacgtttggcaaacttccgtgaccgtgcctgtctggaaagggaaaggagacattgctgactgcacctcgtacaggcctatacgactgctctgccatacgatgaagatttttgagcgtgtcctggaagctcgcctgaggaaaattgttagcgtttcactcaaccagtgcggttttgtgaaggactgcagcactatagatgctgtccatgctgtccgaatcctcctggagaaacatcgagagaagaaccgcaatgtgcatcttgcttttctcgatctcgagaaagctttcgaccgtgtcccacatgagttgttatggatgtccatgaggtcgcatagagtaccagaagaatatgtgcggtggacgaagctgctttatgcgaagcctaccagcgttgtacgatgtgctgttggaacaagcaggccattccctgtacgagtaggggttcatcagggttcatccctctcacctctgctgttcatactgtgcatggacacgataacaaaggaaatccagaagcagcatccgtggactctactctttgccgacgatgtcatgctcgcgtcggagtctcgagatgatcttcagaaacaagtgcagtcttggaaggatcagctgcagcaatatggattgcgcctcaacacatcaaaaactgagtacatggagtgcggaccaaggatagaggatggttcaattcgtgttgatggcaccgaattaaacaaggtgaactgcttcaagtaccttggatccaaagtgacttccacaggcgacattgatcaagaaggtcgagcacgtgttaatgctgcatggatgaaatggaaaatggcaacaggggtactgtgcgacaagaaagtccctgttcgactgaagtcgaagatctacaggacggttgtgcgtcctgttgccctttacggatgcgagtgctggccgacaacgaaagccttggaaagagtgctgcacgctatggagatgccgatgttgaggtggacgataggtgtaacgctaaaagagaaagtatccaacgacactgtgcgccccatcttcggcgtcgtcccgataactgaaaagatgaaggaggcccgACTGAGATGa